In one Paracholeplasma manati genomic region, the following are encoded:
- a CDS encoding alpha-galactosidase: MILINYPYFHLKTDTLSYVFSVTPTSKLEHLYFGEAIPDGDFSALHFKPTAGLGSAILYEQNNQQTNLDFLPLEMSEFGKGDFRLTPLEIQMPDQTFVTDFIYQKHEVVLGIVPSGVLPVGKSADDIESLIITLKDTKFNVEIQLIYTIYASTNIIGRRMIIDNKDETIHLRKVMSMMIDIPEMDYELMTLQGGWIKETHKEIRPLLVGTYIHESTTGASSNRVNPGFMVYKKGTHEDYGACYGFNLIYSGNHYQAVHVSNHGIMRIMNGIHPQAFHYPLEKNHQFETPEAILSFSKQGFNGLSKNFHDFVQKHITPRQFKHKLKPVVINSWEAFFFDFTASKLLKLAKKAKQLGVELFVLDDGWFGKRNDDTSSLGDYHVNLKKLPGGLTKLANAIHKLGLQFGLWFEPEMISPNSDLYRTHPEWAIHIEGRTPALGRNQWVLDLCNPDVRTYIVSEMSKIIESTKLDYIKWDMNRHITDATSYAIKNPGTFYSDYILGLYDILNTLRQKYPDLWIESCSSGGNRFDLGMLSYTPYIWASDNTDPIERLDIQEGLSYFYPPSTISCHVSLAPHAQTLRNTPLSTRFNVAAMGCLGYELNLKYLTRAELKEIKRQIVLYKSYQNVFQQGTFKRYNTIRDNLKLWQVSLVDTHIVGFYQTLYHASPNPDVLSVKDLNPNAIYEITSIQQTLPIGRFGHLIAHALPIKLNPNGVIMHTISKYIQLNNATESYTTSGSVLMQGMPLKQQFSGTYYNDQTRILGDFGSQLYIIRKVGDVSERN, from the coding sequence ATGATTTTAATTAATTACCCTTACTTTCACTTAAAAACAGACACATTGAGTTATGTTTTTTCAGTGACACCAACCAGTAAGTTGGAGCATTTATACTTTGGAGAAGCTATCCCTGATGGTGATTTTTCTGCCTTGCATTTTAAGCCCACCGCAGGCCTCGGCAGTGCAATCCTCTATGAACAAAACAATCAACAAACCAACTTGGACTTCTTACCGCTCGAAATGTCGGAGTTTGGCAAAGGCGATTTTAGATTAACCCCGCTTGAAATCCAAATGCCCGATCAAACATTTGTTACGGATTTCATCTATCAAAAACACGAAGTTGTTTTAGGGATTGTGCCTTCTGGTGTTTTACCGGTTGGTAAATCCGCAGATGACATTGAATCCTTAATCATCACACTGAAAGACACCAAGTTCAATGTCGAAATCCAACTGATTTATACCATATACGCTTCAACGAACATCATTGGTCGTAGAATGATCATCGATAATAAAGATGAAACCATTCATTTACGCAAGGTGATGTCGATGATGATTGATATCCCAGAAATGGACTACGAATTGATGACTTTACAAGGGGGTTGGATCAAAGAAACCCATAAAGAGATTAGACCTCTATTGGTAGGTACCTATATCCATGAATCGACCACAGGCGCATCCTCCAATCGTGTCAACCCTGGATTCATGGTATACAAAAAAGGTACCCATGAAGACTATGGTGCTTGTTATGGTTTTAACCTCATTTATAGTGGTAATCATTATCAAGCAGTGCATGTCTCAAATCACGGCATCATGAGAATTATGAACGGGATTCACCCACAAGCATTCCATTATCCATTAGAGAAAAACCATCAATTTGAAACACCAGAAGCCATTCTATCTTTTTCAAAACAAGGCTTCAATGGGTTATCAAAAAACTTTCATGACTTTGTTCAAAAACACATCACACCCAGGCAATTCAAACACAAACTAAAACCGGTTGTCATCAATAGTTGGGAAGCCTTCTTTTTTGACTTTACAGCAAGCAAACTTTTAAAGCTAGCCAAAAAAGCGAAACAACTTGGCGTCGAGTTATTTGTACTCGATGATGGGTGGTTTGGCAAACGGAACGATGACACCTCATCTTTAGGTGATTATCATGTCAACCTCAAAAAACTTCCAGGTGGTTTAACAAAATTAGCCAACGCGATTCATAAATTGGGATTACAGTTTGGTTTGTGGTTTGAACCAGAAATGATTTCACCGAACAGTGATTTATATCGAACACACCCAGAATGGGCCATTCATATAGAAGGTAGAACCCCTGCCTTAGGACGTAACCAATGGGTCTTAGATTTATGCAACCCCGATGTGAGAACATATATTGTGAGTGAAATGTCCAAAATCATTGAATCCACAAAATTGGATTACATCAAATGGGACATGAATCGACACATCACAGACGCGACATCTTACGCCATCAAAAACCCAGGCACATTCTATTCTGACTACATCCTTGGGCTTTATGATATATTAAATACACTACGACAAAAGTATCCAGACCTTTGGATTGAATCTTGTTCAAGTGGTGGAAATCGTTTTGATTTAGGGATGTTATCCTATACCCCATATATTTGGGCCTCTGACAACACTGACCCGATTGAAAGACTCGATATTCAAGAAGGGTTATCCTATTTTTATCCACCATCCACAATCAGTTGTCATGTATCGTTGGCACCTCATGCACAAACCCTAAGAAATACACCGTTATCCACACGGTTCAATGTCGCTGCCATGGGCTGTCTTGGGTATGAATTAAATTTAAAATATTTAACTAGAGCAGAACTCAAGGAAATTAAACGTCAAATCGTGCTGTATAAGTCCTATCAAAATGTGTTTCAACAAGGGACATTCAAACGATATAACACGATCAGAGACAATTTAAAACTTTGGCAAGTCTCTTTAGTCGATACACACATTGTAGGTTTTTACCAAACCTTATACCACGCATCGCCAAATCCAGATGTGCTATCCGTCAAAGATTTAAATCCGAATGCCATTTACGAGATTACATCGATCCAACAAACACTACCGATTGGTCGCTTTGGTCATTTGATTGCGCATGCATTACCTATCAAACTCAATCCTAATGGAGTCATCATGCATACCATTTCAAAATACATTCAGTTGAATAACGCCACAGAGTCCTATACCACATCAGGATCAGTACTTATGCAAGGTATGCCACTCAAACAACAATTCAGTGGTACGTACTATAACGATCAAACCAGAATCCTTGGTGACTTTGGTTCACAGCTATACATCATCCGAAAAGTAGGTGACGTCAGTGAGAGAAATTAG
- a CDS encoding iron-containing alcohol dehydrogenase, producing MKVLFRIVQFVLKWVSKVLPWKQPIVLEGPDSLLLLKKQLTTLPYKHYLIVTDKGIQKAGLLEEVLKVIQMDSIQFTIFDETPANPTVQAIEKAYKQYLSMGCDALIALGGGSAIDAAKAVGIRVIKPNTPLHKMKGILKVRKKLPYLIAIPTTAGTGSETTIATVISNPDTHEKYAISDLNIMPKVAVLEPKLIKNLPKFFTATTGMDALTHAVEAYIGHGGTKYTNKMAEEAILGIQKHLKNSVDEPHDLVARAGMLKASFQAGAAFTRAYVGNIHAIAHTFGGFYQVPHGYANAIIMPHVLKFYGKTAESKLAKLSDLLKLTDTNVSNGMKMKAFIDWIEKLNAYFGIPTQIEVPHKQDVEAMIRNAYKESNPLYPVPKILSKMDFKVLFNAIMKVEPKAE from the coding sequence ATGAAAGTATTGTTTCGAATCGTTCAATTTGTCCTCAAATGGGTTTCAAAAGTCTTACCATGGAAACAACCCATCGTTTTAGAAGGACCAGACAGTCTACTCCTACTCAAAAAACAGTTAACCACTTTACCATATAAGCATTACCTCATCGTTACCGACAAAGGCATTCAAAAAGCAGGTCTATTAGAAGAAGTACTAAAAGTGATACAAATGGATTCTATTCAGTTTACTATATTTGATGAAACACCCGCCAATCCAACTGTTCAAGCCATTGAAAAAGCATATAAACAGTATTTAAGTATGGGTTGTGACGCTTTGATTGCGTTAGGTGGTGGCTCAGCGATAGACGCTGCAAAAGCCGTCGGTATTCGAGTTATAAAACCAAACACACCACTTCACAAGATGAAGGGGATTTTAAAAGTGAGAAAAAAATTACCGTATCTGATTGCGATACCAACCACCGCTGGTACGGGGAGTGAAACCACCATAGCAACTGTAATTTCTAATCCAGATACACATGAAAAATATGCAATTAGTGATTTGAACATTATGCCTAAAGTGGCCGTATTAGAGCCTAAACTGATTAAAAACTTACCGAAATTCTTTACTGCAACCACAGGCATGGATGCATTAACCCATGCTGTAGAGGCTTATATTGGACATGGGGGTACAAAATACACCAATAAGATGGCGGAAGAAGCCATTCTAGGCATTCAAAAACACTTAAAGAATAGCGTCGATGAACCCCACGATTTGGTTGCGAGAGCAGGCATGCTTAAAGCTTCATTCCAGGCTGGGGCTGCATTTACTAGAGCCTATGTTGGTAACATCCATGCAATCGCGCACACCTTTGGTGGATTTTATCAAGTACCTCATGGGTATGCGAATGCCATCATCATGCCACATGTATTAAAATTTTATGGTAAAACAGCAGAATCCAAACTAGCGAAACTATCCGATTTACTTAAACTCACAGATACCAATGTATCGAATGGGATGAAGATGAAAGCTTTCATCGACTGGATTGAAAAACTGAATGCCTATTTTGGGATACCAACTCAAATCGAAGTACCCCATAAACAAGATGTGGAAGCGATGATTCGAAATGCTTATAAGGAATCTAATCCGCTTTACCCTGTACCAAAAATTCTTAGTAAAATGGATTTTAAAGTTTTATTCAACGCCATAATGAAAGTTGAGCCTAAAGCAGAGTAA
- a CDS encoding M48 family metallopeptidase yields the protein MKLIVLLIIMVVFVFDTTISVLNYRNRKALMPESVEDIYDPEKYQTWLKYNMANFKFGMITSVISTLLLLLFLSFNFFGWLEGAVNDLTASLTLQTLLFMFVFYVITLLINLPLKYYQIFKIEATFGFNKMTPKLFWIDTLKGFILTIVLGGGLIALLHFIFRQFEDNMLWFMLFSYISLAIILVLIYFLQKYFMRWFNKIEPMADSPLKSEIDALGAKLGFEVKKIFVLDASKRSTKLNAYFSGLGKQKEVVLFDTLIEKMSSEEILAVLAHELGHATHKDTTKGLFRTLLLLLVYVGLLTFILLTPSLFTAFGLTGVHFGFTIILMMVLLEPVEIPISIYMNYASRKAEFQADGFAAKNTSKDAMVSALKKLTIENFANLTPHPLYVFIHYSHPPISQRIESILAEN from the coding sequence ATGAAACTTATAGTTTTATTGATTATTATGGTCGTATTTGTATTCGATACAACCATTTCTGTTTTAAACTATCGTAATCGTAAGGCTTTAATGCCCGAGTCAGTAGAAGATATTTATGATCCAGAGAAATACCAAACATGGTTGAAGTATAACATGGCAAATTTCAAGTTTGGTATGATTACATCGGTGATTTCTACCCTACTTCTTTTACTATTTTTGTCATTCAATTTCTTTGGTTGGTTAGAAGGTGCTGTTAATGATTTAACCGCTTCATTAACGCTTCAAACTCTGCTCTTCATGTTCGTGTTTTATGTCATTACACTCTTGATTAACCTTCCCCTTAAATACTATCAAATATTTAAAATTGAAGCCACATTTGGATTCAACAAAATGACCCCTAAGTTATTTTGGATTGATACCTTAAAAGGTTTTATATTGACCATCGTATTGGGTGGCGGTTTGATTGCGTTACTGCATTTCATATTTAGACAATTTGAAGACAATATGCTTTGGTTCATGTTGTTTAGCTATATCTCTTTGGCAATCATATTGGTTCTCATCTACTTCTTACAAAAATATTTCATGCGCTGGTTTAATAAGATTGAACCGATGGCAGATAGTCCATTAAAATCGGAAATCGATGCACTTGGTGCTAAATTAGGGTTTGAAGTGAAGAAAATATTCGTTCTCGACGCTTCGAAACGTTCGACTAAACTCAATGCCTACTTCAGTGGCTTAGGCAAACAAAAGGAAGTTGTTTTGTTCGATACGTTGATTGAAAAAATGTCTTCTGAAGAAATTTTGGCTGTGCTTGCCCATGAACTTGGTCACGCAACTCACAAAGATACGACCAAAGGGTTATTCAGAACTCTTTTGTTGTTATTAGTCTATGTAGGCTTATTGACATTCATATTATTAACACCAAGTTTATTTACTGCATTTGGATTAACCGGTGTTCATTTTGGATTCACAATCATTTTGATGATGGTTTTATTAGAACCGGTGGAAATTCCAATCAGCATTTATATGAATTACGCTTCGAGAAAAGCTGAATTCCAAGCGGATGGTTTCGCAGCGAAAAATACGTCTAAAGACGCGATGGTTTCAGCATTAAAGAAATTGACCATTGAAAACTTCGCCAACTTAACCCCTCATCCGCTTTATGTGTTCATCCATTATAGTCATCCACCAATCTCACAAAGAATTGAATCAATTCTAGCAGAAAACTAA
- a CDS encoding phosphatase PAP2 family protein, whose amino-acid sequence MDLSIVEFFQSFRSDFLDFFFLIFNEFGDELVFLVVASILWWIVNKHYGYRFMMIFLTSVAVNDTLKNLIKRPRPYTLPSVDSVTEPTYGYSFPSGHAQNAGAMALVLNERYGSLKKWVRTLLITIVVLVMIARVYLGQHYLTDVIAGLAVSVLVYYAFIYLAPKVKINPIKLVYYLIPLMILGAFFIVDKNYYVAIASMIGLTLGYDLELRYVKYEVKAPLKIQIAKYAIGIIVALLLKEGLKLVFPYSGNDDLNLTQLDLVLDGFRYFILTVWLSLGAMWVFKKLFGKYQS is encoded by the coding sequence ATGGACTTAAGTATTGTAGAGTTTTTCCAAAGTTTTAGGAGTGATTTTCTGGATTTTTTCTTCCTAATTTTCAATGAATTTGGCGATGAATTGGTATTTCTTGTTGTGGCTTCAATTTTATGGTGGATCGTCAATAAGCATTATGGCTATCGCTTCATGATGATTTTCTTAACCTCAGTCGCTGTGAATGATACCCTTAAAAATCTAATTAAGCGTCCAAGACCTTATACATTACCTTCGGTTGATTCGGTGACCGAACCAACTTATGGCTATTCTTTCCCATCCGGACATGCACAAAATGCTGGTGCGATGGCATTGGTCCTCAATGAACGTTATGGTTCACTAAAAAAATGGGTGAGAACATTATTGATTACCATCGTAGTGTTGGTCATGATTGCGAGAGTATATCTAGGTCAACATTATCTAACCGATGTGATCGCTGGTCTTGCAGTATCGGTATTGGTTTATTACGCATTTATTTACCTAGCTCCTAAAGTCAAAATTAACCCAATAAAATTGGTTTATTACTTAATACCTTTGATGATTTTAGGCGCGTTCTTCATCGTTGATAAAAACTATTATGTGGCTATCGCTTCGATGATTGGTTTAACGTTAGGCTATGATTTAGAACTCAGATATGTCAAATATGAAGTCAAAGCCCCATTGAAAATTCAAATTGCGAAATATGCGATTGGGATTATTGTTGCGTTATTACTCAAAGAAGGTCTAAAATTGGTCTTCCCATATAGTGGCAATGACGATTTGAACTTAACTCAATTGGATTTAGTTTTAGATGGTTTCCGCTACTTTATCTTAACGGTTTGGTTATCGTTAGGTGCGATGTGGGTCTTCAAAAAACTATTTGGAAAATACCAATCCTAA
- a CDS encoding WG repeat-containing protein, with the protein MKKILIFVLLLLLLTGCEQNPVDESHDIFKEDLLAVTTGSGTTWGYIDTKGNLVIPYQFYGATAFYQGLAIVLDDQNRANLINKQGEFILEQGYNSIYRDDQTMLFIVEDNGKYGLLGIDGKKIIDLIYDEIQPFSEELAVVKQDDQYGYINTEGQIVIEPSYEKAKPFSNGYAAVSNANLFGYINRKNELMIDYQYRGVSDFNCDDKSIVTILEGTIHQFYLIDKLNNKIIDNVVSIKGSCPIYGVTTTSGSYLYKSDGTLFVDTVFDDINDVDGYYVHAILNGVDTFLYYKSNGEVITSKVNEGQLYRTTIDYEDHYILQTSTNNMQHIYIDEKEIVLDSGNVFQVVSDDLFITGNREYNASGMINSKNEVVIDYVYQSLYQGSDGYVLMRRYDYYGLLNPKYDVLVQPMYVNVCFSYNLNENGYPLA; encoded by the coding sequence TTGAAAAAGATACTTATCTTCGTATTATTGTTATTATTGTTAACCGGATGTGAGCAAAATCCGGTGGATGAAAGTCACGATATCTTTAAAGAAGATTTGTTGGCAGTTACCACAGGCAGTGGGACAACATGGGGGTATATTGACACCAAAGGCAATCTCGTTATTCCGTATCAATTCTATGGCGCAACCGCTTTTTATCAAGGTTTAGCCATTGTTCTTGATGATCAAAACCGAGCCAATCTCATCAATAAACAAGGAGAATTCATCCTTGAACAAGGTTATAACAGCATTTATCGAGATGATCAAACAATGCTCTTCATTGTTGAAGACAATGGAAAATATGGCCTTCTTGGTATCGATGGGAAAAAGATCATCGATCTCATTTATGATGAAATCCAACCTTTTTCCGAAGAATTGGCCGTTGTTAAACAAGATGATCAATACGGTTATATCAATACAGAAGGTCAAATCGTCATAGAACCTAGTTATGAAAAAGCCAAACCATTTTCAAATGGTTACGCAGCAGTATCCAATGCCAATCTCTTTGGATACATCAATCGAAAAAACGAGCTTATGATTGATTATCAATATCGTGGTGTGAGTGACTTCAATTGTGATGATAAGTCGATAGTCACGATTTTAGAGGGGACAATACACCAATTCTACTTAATTGATAAACTGAACAACAAAATCATCGATAATGTCGTTAGCATCAAAGGTAGTTGCCCGATTTATGGCGTAACTACAACATCAGGCAGTTATTTGTACAAATCCGATGGCACATTGTTTGTTGATACAGTCTTCGATGATATCAATGATGTTGATGGTTATTATGTGCATGCGATTCTGAATGGTGTTGACACATTTTTATATTACAAATCCAATGGTGAGGTCATCACCAGTAAAGTCAATGAAGGTCAACTTTATCGAACCACCATCGATTATGAAGATCACTATATACTTCAAACCAGTACCAATAATATGCAACACATCTATATCGACGAAAAAGAAATAGTCCTCGATTCTGGCAATGTTTTTCAAGTGGTTTCTGATGATTTGTTCATTACCGGGAATCGTGAGTACAACGCTAGCGGTATGATCAATTCAAAAAATGAAGTGGTGATTGATTATGTATATCAATCACTCTATCAGGGATCAGATGGGTATGTCTTGATGCGTCGATATGATTATTATGGGTTGTTAAATCCAAAATACGACGTACTTGTCCAACCAATGTATGTAAATGTATGTTTTTCTTATAATTTAAATGAAAATGGGTATCCTTTGGCGTAA
- a CDS encoding alpha/beta fold hydrolase, producing MIKWLKIIGISFLVLLVVFILVFYRRDLSETHVKADYLTEYSHLINLEIESLEGTPLEIDIHYMDMGESTDPVILLFHGAFSSSHTFIPWAESLVEVGYRVLLMDLPYFGLSGAFEDDVTSYRRSAAVAFELLEALSIDAVHIGGNSLGGAVAWYFAGEYPLKTNSLILIDAVPPNLDTRNGNGFLRNPWVAGIVSQFTPRFLLKQILRSAYGDISKLDDETIDRYYNILRKKDTRKHILTTTQEDIEYDVERLEMITAPTYVMWGAKDTWISEIYSVIFVLSMDISNENTITLQGVGHLPMEEAPNSVSYYIEFLDRID from the coding sequence ATGATAAAATGGCTTAAGATTATTGGTATCTCGTTTTTAGTGTTACTAGTCGTCTTTATTTTGGTGTTTTATCGACGTGACTTGAGTGAAACACATGTAAAAGCCGACTATTTAACGGAGTATTCTCACCTGATCAACCTTGAAATAGAATCTCTTGAGGGTACACCTTTAGAAATTGATATTCATTACATGGACATGGGTGAATCCACCGATCCAGTCATCTTGCTTTTCCATGGTGCATTTTCCTCCTCACACACTTTCATCCCTTGGGCAGAATCGTTAGTTGAGGTGGGTTATCGCGTCTTATTGATGGACTTGCCATATTTTGGACTATCGGGTGCATTCGAAGACGATGTGACCTCATATCGTCGGAGCGCAGCGGTAGCGTTTGAACTGTTAGAAGCGTTATCGATTGATGCAGTTCATATCGGTGGTAACTCTTTAGGGGGTGCTGTCGCATGGTATTTTGCTGGTGAATACCCTTTAAAAACCAATTCTTTGATATTGATTGATGCCGTACCACCAAACCTCGATACGCGTAATGGCAATGGATTCTTGAGAAACCCATGGGTTGCAGGTATTGTCAGTCAGTTCACCCCAAGATTCTTGTTAAAACAAATCCTTAGGAGTGCTTACGGGGATATTTCAAAATTGGATGATGAAACGATTGATCGCTACTACAATATACTAAGAAAAAAAGATACCAGAAAACACATCTTAACAACGACTCAAGAAGATATCGAATATGACGTCGAAAGACTTGAAATGATCACTGCACCTACTTATGTCATGTGGGGTGCAAAGGATACATGGATTTCGGAAATATACAGTGTCATTTTCGTACTTTCCATGGATATCAGTAATGAAAATACCATCACTTTACAAGGTGTAGGGCATTTACCGATGGAGGAAGCACCAAATTCTGTCAGTTATTACATTGAATTTTTAGATCGAATCGATTAA
- a CDS encoding HPr family phosphocarrier protein, with product MTKKQVLVTNPSGLHARPGAEFVKVANTFKSTIKIMKTDNPAKLVNAKSIIFLLSLGIKRDTLVELQAEGEDEVNAVETLCALIESGLGE from the coding sequence ATGACTAAAAAACAAGTCTTAGTAACCAACCCATCGGGTTTACATGCTAGACCAGGGGCTGAATTCGTTAAAGTAGCGAATACCTTCAAGTCCACCATCAAAATCATGAAAACTGATAATCCAGCAAAACTTGTCAATGCGAAATCCATTATTTTTCTATTATCGTTAGGGATAAAGAGAGATACTTTGGTAGAACTTCAAGCAGAAGGTGAAGATGAAGTAAATGCCGTCGAAACCTTATGTGCGTTGATTGAAAGTGGCTTAGGCGAATAA
- the ptsP gene encoding phosphoenolpyruvate--protein phosphotransferase produces the protein MEKGHAVSKGIGIGKVLIYQQFIPQVEPTIIEDTMVEQTYQDYLDIQAKANQEIEQIVQLLISKQDEKHKIFEAHLEIINDVAMAETIENFIKTEHYGHIYAIDEAYKMFIEMLETVDDDLIRERIADLKDVKNRLLRIAYHVPEKNLSRLFEKTIVVALDLYPSDTATLDRNMVEAIVTEVGGPTSHTAIIAKSYQIPAILGVKDAMKTYNDGDTLIVDALSNELILNPTDAVIQNYIERKKRHLEQQNILKTYLDKTPITKDGIKVDVTLNIGSASKEEIALEPYVDGIGLFRSEFLYMENTHLPTEDEQYEVYKRALEGFKGKPVILRTLDIGGDKTLSYMALPKEENPFLGLRAVRLCFAHLDIFKTQLKAAYRASVHGNLWLMFPMVGSMDDIHKIKSVIEEVKSDLDSQQIPYSKDVKIGVMIEIPSIILVIDHVAKAVDFASIGTNDLCQYLSAVDRMNPLVSSYYQSYSPSMIRILKMAIDGFNAAGKPISVCGELGGDLIAAPILMGLGMKKLSMSKSSLAPIKHLIVHHTMDTFKSLAQKAVTLETEKEVIELVQKTLQEASHD, from the coding sequence ATGGAAAAAGGACATGCGGTATCAAAAGGCATTGGTATTGGAAAAGTATTGATTTACCAACAATTCATACCTCAAGTTGAACCAACCATCATTGAAGATACAATGGTGGAACAAACCTATCAAGACTATCTTGATATTCAAGCCAAAGCGAATCAAGAAATTGAACAAATCGTCCAGCTATTAATATCGAAACAGGATGAAAAACATAAAATCTTTGAAGCCCATTTAGAAATCATCAACGATGTCGCGATGGCCGAAACGATTGAAAACTTTATCAAAACCGAACACTACGGACACATTTACGCCATCGATGAAGCGTATAAAATGTTCATTGAAATGCTTGAGACGGTAGATGATGATCTCATCAGAGAACGTATCGCCGATTTAAAAGATGTTAAAAATAGATTGTTAAGAATTGCTTATCATGTACCTGAAAAAAACTTATCCAGATTGTTTGAAAAAACCATTGTGGTTGCACTCGATTTATACCCATCTGACACGGCAACCTTAGACCGTAACATGGTGGAAGCCATTGTGACGGAAGTCGGTGGTCCAACCTCACATACAGCCATCATCGCGAAGAGTTATCAAATCCCAGCTATTTTAGGGGTTAAAGACGCGATGAAAACCTACAATGATGGGGATACCCTCATTGTGGACGCATTGAGCAATGAACTCATTTTAAATCCAACGGATGCGGTTATTCAAAACTATATCGAACGCAAAAAACGACATCTTGAGCAACAAAACATTTTGAAAACGTATTTGGACAAAACCCCTATTACCAAAGATGGCATTAAAGTGGATGTCACTTTGAATATTGGTTCCGCATCCAAAGAAGAGATTGCTTTAGAACCTTATGTCGATGGGATAGGCTTATTTAGAAGCGAATTTCTCTACATGGAAAACACGCATTTACCTACAGAAGATGAACAATATGAAGTTTACAAACGTGCACTAGAAGGTTTCAAAGGTAAACCTGTTATCTTAAGAACCTTGGATATTGGTGGTGACAAAACACTATCCTATATGGCATTGCCAAAAGAAGAGAATCCATTTTTAGGCTTAAGAGCAGTCAGACTATGTTTCGCACATTTGGATATCTTTAAGACCCAATTAAAAGCGGCTTATCGTGCGAGCGTGCATGGTAATTTATGGTTAATGTTTCCCATGGTGGGTTCGATGGATGATATTCATAAGATCAAATCAGTCATCGAAGAAGTCAAATCAGACCTGGATTCACAACAGATACCTTATTCTAAAGACGTGAAGATTGGTGTCATGATTGAGATTCCATCAATCATATTGGTGATTGATCATGTTGCGAAAGCCGTTGATTTCGCAAGCATCGGTACTAACGATTTATGCCAATACTTATCGGCAGTCGATCGTATGAATCCACTGGTATCTAGCTATTATCAAAGTTACTCACCTAGTATGATTCGTATACTGAAAATGGCCATTGATGGTTTTAACGCCGCAGGTAAACCCATCTCGGTATGTGGAGAACTCGGTGGTGACCTGATTGCTGCACCGATATTAATGGGATTAGGCATGAAGAAACTATCCATGAGCAAGAGTTCACTCGCACCGATTAAACATTTAATTGTGCACCATACCATGGATACATTCAAATCGTTGGCTCAAAAAGCAGTGACTTTAGAAACAGAAAAAGAAGTCATTGAACTCGTACAAAAAACATTACAGGAGGCATCACATGACTAA
- a CDS encoding L-ribulose-5-phosphate 3-epimerase: MKTYQLGLYEKAMPNTLSFHQKIQLTKKHGFDFIELSIDETNEKLARLDWDDTSIDIIKETLRSEDCFIQSICLSGHRKYPLGSESKAIREASLKIMEKAIILAHKLGVRYIQIAGYDEYYLPSNEQTKAYFIEGLKQSIIMASTYGVILAFETMETPFMNTVEKAMYYVQLIDSPYLKIYPDVGNLTNAQQGQADLVTKDIIFGKGHIVAGHLKETKPNIFRNLNFGEGHTNYPVCIQALADCGVRLFVGEFWYTGNEDWETRLSQASQFLRKHIEGVLE, from the coding sequence ATGAAAACGTATCAGTTAGGTCTCTATGAAAAGGCGATGCCGAACACATTGAGTTTTCATCAAAAAATCCAATTAACCAAAAAACATGGGTTTGATTTCATTGAGTTATCGATCGACGAAACCAATGAAAAATTGGCCCGTTTGGATTGGGATGACACCTCTATTGATATCATCAAAGAAACCCTAAGGAGTGAAGATTGCTTCATTCAATCCATTTGCTTATCGGGTCACAGAAAATATCCACTAGGTTCAGAATCCAAAGCAATCCGTGAAGCCAGTTTGAAAATCATGGAAAAAGCCATCATTTTAGCTCATAAGTTGGGTGTAAGATACATCCAAATTGCAGGTTATGATGAGTATTATTTGCCTTCGAATGAACAAACCAAAGCTTATTTCATCGAAGGTTTAAAACAATCGATTATTATGGCGTCAACTTACGGTGTAATACTCGCTTTCGAAACGATGGAGACCCCATTCATGAACACCGTTGAGAAAGCGATGTATTACGTCCAATTAATAGACAGCCCTTATTTAAAAATTTATCCTGATGTGGGTAATTTAACCAATGCCCAACAAGGACAAGCCGATTTGGTAACAAAAGACATCATTTTTGGTAAAGGACACATCGTTGCCGGTCACTTAAAAGAAACCAAACCAAACATCTTTAGAAACCTCAATTTTGGTGAAGGACACACCAATTATCCTGTGTGCATTCAAGCATTGGCTGATTGTGGTGTGAGACTATTTGTCGGCGAATTTTGGTATACTGGAAATGAAGATTGGGAAACACGATTATCACAAGCCAGTCAATTTTTAAGAAAACACATCGAAGGGGTGCTTGAATAA